In the genome of Synechococcus sp. CB0101, the window GCGCCTCAGTCGTGCACCCATGCTGGCGGCGATTGCCGGCGTTGTCAGGGGCCGGCCAGGATGGCGGCTTCCACATCAGCGCGGCTGAAGCCGTAGGGGAAGTGACGCTCCACCGGCGTGTCGCCCGACTGCCAGCGGATGCTCAGCTCCTCCACCTCCAGCTCGATCTGAGCGCTCCAGCCGCCCAGCTGCAGATCCCAGACACAGGAATGGGGTCCGTGTTGCACAGCACCCAAATCCCGCAGCCACTGCTCAAGCGCCGGCAGCGGATGGTTGTACAGCGGCGCCTGGGGGGGCGGCAGAGACGACATCCGGAGCGGTGGAGGGCAAGGTCTGAGCAGTCTGCTCGCTGCCGGGCCACCAGCTTGGCTCCCGCAACAACTCGGTGCCACGGGCCCAGGCCAGCCCCACCCCAAGCACCAGGCTGAACACCACGGCCACCCCCAGCAGCAGCAACGCAAACCACTCCCCGCCAGAGAGGGCTCGCCGCACCGGGACTGGCTTCACCACCGGCACCCGCAGAGGCTGAAGCGGCTGAGCCACAGGCCGCAGGCTCACGTCATACACCCGGCGCCGCTCCGGGTCACTCAGGGTGAGGTAAGCCTGCTGCAAGTGGCGGAAGGCTTCTTCCGCCTGCTCCGCCGGCAAGTCGGTGGTGTCCGGGTGGTAGCGCTTGCTGAGCCGGCGGAAGGCCTGGCGCAGCTCCTGCTGCGACGCATCGGGGGCAATCTGCAGCAGCTCGTAGTGATTGGCAGCTGCCACCAGCGGGGCACCGGGTGTGGGGGATCCTAGAGATCAAGTGACCACGCCGCCCAGGGGATGCCAACTGCCACACCCGATGCCGCCCTCTGGCAGGAGCTGGGCTGGCAGCCGAGCCCGGAGCAGCTGCAGCAGCTCCAGCAGCTTCAGGAGGAGCTGCGCACCTGGAACGGTCGTGTGAACCTCACGCGCCTGGTGGAGGGCGACGATTTCTGGATTGCCCAGGTGTTCGACAGCCTCTGGCCGCTGCAGCAACGGCTTCAAGAGCAGGCCGAGGCCCCGCTGCGCTGCATCGATGTGGGCACCGGCGGCGGTTTCCCGGGGCTGGCCATCGCCGTTGCCTTCCCCCAGGCGCAGCTCACCCTGGTGGATTCGGTAGGGCGCAAAACCCAGGCCGTTGAGGCCATGGCGGCAGCCCTGGGCTTGAGCGATCGGGTGCAACTGCGCTGCGAACGGGTGGAGCTCACGGGGCGCCACGGCCAATGCCGCGGCCAGTT includes:
- a CDS encoding DUF3143 domain-containing protein — its product is MSSLPPPQAPLYNHPLPALEQWLRDLGAVQHGPHSCVWDLQLGGWSAQIELEVEELSIRWQSGDTPVERHFPYGFSRADVEAAILAGP
- a CDS encoding J domain-containing protein produces the protein MAAANHYELLQIAPDASQQELRQAFRRLSKRYHPDTTDLPAEQAEEAFRHLQQAYLTLSDPERRRVYDVSLRPVAQPLQPLRVPVVKPVPVRRALSGGEWFALLLLGVAVVFSLVLGVGLAWARGTELLREPSWWPGSEQTAQTLPSTAPDVVSAAPPGAAVQPSAAGA
- the rsmG gene encoding 16S rRNA (guanine(527)-N(7))-methyltransferase RsmG, with the translated sequence MPTATPDAALWQELGWQPSPEQLQQLQQLQEELRTWNGRVNLTRLVEGDDFWIAQVFDSLWPLQQRLQEQAEAPLRCIDVGTGGGFPGLAIAVAFPQAQLTLVDSVGRKTQAVEAMAAALGLSDRVQLRCERVELTGRHGQCRGQFDLAMARAVAAAPVVAEYLVPLLKPAGQALLYRGQWGAADQRELEQALQLLRAEIVQCEQRELPAERGQRTALFVAASAPCPKSYPRAVGMPSKFPLGQSVSAN